Proteins encoded in a region of the Ziziphus jujuba cultivar Dongzao chromosome 3, ASM3175591v1 genome:
- the LOC107422536 gene encoding F-box protein At2g02240, with protein sequence MDSDATWESRLPKNYMDIISRSDSASYLYPLPKEELYNHFLNHPTIIDNGTKSFAIDKKSEKSCYMIGARGLEIEHVEKPQYWQWKSLPVSRFSEVAELKEVWFLHIKGKIEKMMLPPGTYGVYFVYKLTENISVFRRVPVELSVDFNGQVKGNGPNNYLDPLHPRQNDRGDGWREIEMGEFSIKDGENDRLVFMLKEYDTKTKKNGLIVEGIEIRAKHG encoded by the exons ATGGATTCTGATGCTACATGGGAGAGTCGTTTGCCaaaaaattatatggatatCATCTCCAGATCAGATTCAGCATCATATTTGTATCCTTTGCCCAAGGAAGAACTATATAACCATTTTCTTAACCACCCCACCATCATAGATAATGGTACCAag AGCTTTGCAATAGATAAAAAGAGTGAGAAATCATGCTATATGATAGGGGCAAGAGGGCTTGAAATTGAACATGTAGAAAAGCCACAGTATTGGCAATGGAAATCTCTACCTGTGTCAAG GTTCTCGGAAGTAGCTGAACTCAAAGAAGTATGGTTTCTCcacataaaaggaaaaatagaaaaaatgatGTTGCCCCCTGGAACTTATGGAGTTTACTTTGTGTATAAGCTTACAGAAAACATATCCGTATTTCGTCGAGTACCTGTTGAGTTAAGCGTCGATTTCAATGGACAAGTGAAGGGGAACGGGCCAAACAACTACCTCGACCCTTTGCATCCACGTCAAAATGATAGAGGAGATGGGTGGAGGGAGATTGAGATGGGTGAGTTCTCCATTAAAGATGGAGAGAATGACAGACTTGTGTTCATGCTCAAGGAGTATGATACTAAAACTAAGAAGAATGGACTCATTGTAGAAGGGATTGAGATTAGGGCTAAACATGGatag
- the LOC112492413 gene encoding F-box protein PP2-B10 codes for MGLSEIKARGEEFVYKNFYKEERKNYGYGVPEKISSEGKQDISEGKIGKKADDQGVREPEMDIKEEKEKGKAEMGITVHNENAYSSLSVSSSSPCAVNDDSDAKSESLLPENIEDIISRSDSESKKLLNSLSMNDLYFHLCKIPIFIDKGTKSISIDEGSGKICCMIGAKGLTIEHAEASECWQWKSLPETYRFSQVAESKEVWFLHIKGQIRTNMLSSKTTYGVYFVYKFAESISEFHEEPVELCVKFKKQQKGKGPGNYLDPSQPCQDGREGWREIEMGEFFIEHGENEKVVCILMQKDNDVKKAGLIVDGIEFRPKNG; via the exons ATGGGTCTATCAGAGATTAAGGCCCGGGGTGAAGAGTTTGTctacaaaaatttttataaagaagAGCGAAAGAATTACGGCTATGGTGTGCCAGAAAAAATTAGTTCGGAAGGAAAACAGGACATATCAGAAggaaaaattggtaaaaaagcTGATGATCAAGGAGTCAGGGAACCAGAAATGGATAttaaggaagagaaagaaaaaggaaaagcagAAATGGGTATTACTGTTCATAATGAAAATGCATACAGTTCGTTATCAGTATCATCATCATCTCCTTGTGCTGTTAATGATGATTCTGATGCTAAGTCGGAGAGTCTTTTGCCAGAAAATATCGAGGATATCATCTCCAGATCGGATTCagaatcaaaaaaattattgaattctTTGTCCATGAATGACCTCTATttccatttatgtaaaatcCCCATCTTCATAGATAAAGGTACCAAg AGCATATCAATAGATGAAGGGAGTGGAAAAATATGTTGTATGATAGGGGCAAAAGGGCTTACAATTGAGCATGCAGAAGCATCAGAGTGCTGGCAATGGAAATCTCTACCTGAGACGTATAG GTTCTCCCAAGTAGCTGAAAGCAAAGAAGTATGGTTTCTCCACATCAAAGGACAAATAAGGACAAATATGTTGTCCTCTAAAACAACTTATGGAGTTTACTTTGTGTATAAGTTTGCAGAGAGCATATCCGAATTTCATGAAGAACCTGTTGAGTTGTGTGTCAAATTCAAAAAGCAACAGAAAGGGAAGGGGCCGGGCAATTACCTCGACCCTTCGCAGCCATGTCAAGATGGTAGAGAAGGGTGGAGGGAGATTGAGATGGGTGAGTTCTTCATTGAACATGGAGAGAATGAAAAAGTTGTGTGCATCCTCATGCAGAAAGATAATGATGTTAAGAAAGCAGGACTCATTGTAGATGGTATTGAGTTTAGGCCTAAAAATGGatag